Proteins encoded by one window of Sphingosinicella sp. BN140058:
- a CDS encoding PadR family transcriptional regulator encodes MQHLTPSEAAILGLLAERPLHGYELDEVIEARGVRAWTEIGFSSIYFLLGKLEKKGLIRQDPVPASAKGRKPYAITAAGRESLAATCLKLLAEPAGAPPPVLVGLANWPALDPAAALAALAERRQALRDRQRGLRARHDSQQPLPPFVDALFAYGLGQAKAELAWLDTIVAKLGGDDGQAGSEKN; translated from the coding sequence ATGCAGCACCTCACCCCCTCCGAAGCCGCGATCCTCGGCCTGCTCGCCGAGCGCCCTCTGCACGGCTACGAGCTCGACGAGGTGATCGAGGCGCGCGGGGTGCGGGCGTGGACGGAGATCGGCTTCTCCTCCATCTATTTCCTGCTCGGCAAGCTCGAGAAGAAGGGGCTGATCCGCCAGGATCCGGTGCCGGCTTCCGCCAAGGGCCGAAAGCCCTACGCAATCACGGCGGCGGGTCGGGAGAGCCTCGCCGCTACGTGCCTGAAGCTGCTTGCAGAGCCCGCCGGAGCGCCGCCGCCCGTGCTTGTCGGCCTCGCGAACTGGCCGGCGCTCGATCCGGCCGCGGCCCTCGCCGCGCTCGCCGAGCGCCGGCAGGCCTTGCGCGATCGGCAGCGCGGATTGCGCGCGCGGCATGACTCGCAGCAGCCGCTGCCGCCCTTCGTCGATGCCCTGTTCGCTTACGGTCTCGGCCAGGCCAAGGCGGAGCTCGCATGGCTCGACACGATCGTTGCAAAATTGGGAGGGGACGATGGACAAGCTGGATCTGAAAAAAACTAG